The genomic region gttgagaatttttggatCCATGgtcaccagggatattggcctgtaattctcctttttagtggcgtctttgtctggttttggaatcaaggtaatgctggattcatagaaagagtttggaagctttccttccatttctattttatgaacagtttgagaagaataggtattaactctgctttaaatgtctggcagaattcccctgggaagccatctggcccaggactcttatttgttgggagatttatGATAACTGAtacaatttctttgctggttataggtctgttcaaattttctgttttttcctgtttcagttttgttagtgTGCGATTTTCTAGGAATTAGTCCATCTCTTCCAGATTGCCCTTTtctttggcatataatttttcatagtatttttttataattgtatttctgtgtgttatttgtgatgtctcctctttcattggagatttttatctatttgggtcctttttcttttctcttttataagtctggctagaaatttatcaatatattcagccatccaaaaaaataaaaaaagcagagagagagagagagaaatcttgccatttgcaataatatggatggagttagaatgtataatgctaagaaaaataagtcaactggagaaagataaatatcgtataatttcattcatatgtggagtttaagaaacaagacagatgaacaaatGGGATTTGGGAAAAGAGTACAAAGGGAAACAGACAACAATAGAGTCTtaataacagagaacaaactgagggttgatggaaggaggtgggcagAAGATGGGCttaatggatgatgggtattaagggggCACTcgtgtgatgagcactgggtattgtatataagtgatgaatccctgacttctacttctgaaaccaatatggcactgcatattaattaaataaaatatttaaagagtacaaatttgaagaaaaaagaaaactgcacaGTGAAACTTTGCATATGCTTGCCTCATCCCTCCCACCACGGAGTAGAAAGTCTTTAAGGACACAGATAGTTTGACTTTCTCTTATACTCTACATTGACAGTACAGTGGTAAGCACAAAGTTTTCCCTAAATGTTTGTTAAGccagtgagtgaatgaatgaatgaatgaatgccggTAAACCTGGAGAATGTTTAGCATGGTGTGAACGCGTCACATTTCGTTGTTAAAGTATCAACAACATGGTATTAAAGACTATTGAATGGCCTGACTGGATGCCAGGCTCACCAATTATTATTTGCATCTACCGGGGAAAGCTACGTAACCTCTCCTTGCTTCAGTTTgccctctgtaaaatgaggaaaatggtgCTAGTGTTCTATGCACTTGTGTGAGGAACAACTAAACTAAGGATTGAAAGGTGATTgcagcacatagtaagtgtccCATGCCTATCACCTATATTTAATGACCCTCATTgtgatttgtttcctttgggtcCTGAAATAAATTCACCACTTATTCCACTTTGGCTCCCCgcagttttcatttttgagggagaaggaAGTATGCTCAATAAAAGCTCAAGTACCGGGGAAGGGATAACCAAGAGTTGCTGTGGATTCGCAAAACCAAAGAACACACGGCCCACTTCTTAAGTCATTCAGCAAGTATCTGTTGATCAGCGATCATATCCCAGGACCTGTGGTAGCCGCAGAGATCACAGTTCCTGCCCATAAAGATGCAATGTAGTGTTGTCAAGAGAGATATGGGCAGTAAATTAAACAGATTGTGTTAGACAAGGATGGGGGCAGGGCGTTAAGAGCACATGGAGGAGGAAGGTCAAACTCACTTCTGTGGAGGCAGAGAAAGCATCTTTTGAGAAGACATCCATTTGAGCCTTTCCTGCTGCCAGAAGCAACTTGGATCTGCTGGGAATGAGGAAGGTGTTAACTGGAGGGGAAGCTCAGGGAATATTTAAAGCCAGAGATGGACAGAAGGACAAAGTGTGACTGCAGGGTGAGGAACGGCAGCAACTTTCAATTGTAAACAGAGTccaatctgggggtgcctgggtggctcagtcggttaagcgtctgacttcggctcaggtcatgatctcgaagtccgtgggttcgagccctgcatcgggctctgtgctgatggctcagagcctggagcctgcttcggattctgtgtctccctctctctctgacctcccctgttcatgctctgtctcttccggtctcaaaaataaataaacgttacaaaaattaaaaaaaaaaaaaaaaggaaaagaaaacagagtccaCTCGGTATGTGACGATAAGCATCAAACTCTACCCTGCCACTTAGGTACTACCTGGTACTGGGGTGTTAGTCCATCCAAGCTCCTTTAGTAGagcctctgtcttttcttctgaAAGTTCAGGATGGAGTCCTTTCCCTTTAGGGTTATTTTGAAGACATTAAATTACCTACTTGAAAGTTGTCCACACAGAGGAAGTCCTCACCAAGGAGTTTGCCCATGACCTGTGTGTGTCAAAATGCTGTTTATGACTGTCCTTCCCCAAGACTTCGATGTTCATCAGCGGGGACATTCTGAGCATTCTGGATTTAAGAGAGGAAACAGTTTcagtgtgaaagaaaaaaaaaatggaaaatcagacCGTTGTCAAAATTTGAAGATGAAACTTTTCGTGTGCCTTCCCCAGAGCTCGTAGGGCAAATAGGAATTCTGACATTAGGGAAAATAAGATTGAGTCATCTGATTAGCTTTCTGATCCCAGAGTGTCCCGATTAATCCCCACAGGCGTGATTCCTCATGTAACACACATCGCTGCTATTCTTAAATCCTTCTGAGACTTGCTTTAAGACCTGCCCCTACCTCCCACATCCTGGTATAAATGCAACAACATTTTACAGATTGGAAAGGCCTCAGTGAACTTCCTCAATCAGAGGTGAAAAAATAGTGCATTTCACAATCAGAAGTAAGTCTTCgtgtttttatgttctttagTTTTAGTCAGGAGGAAATTACTTAAAGTGTCAAACCGAGGCACAACAGTTTGCTCCTTGTTTGCTTGAAATATGCCCATGCCATCCCTTCTGTTCTCAGGtcctgagtttgaacctcacTGAGTTTTCCTGACAAGAGGGTCATTGACATTTCCATTGATCTCCCTGGATAACATTTTACAGAGCTGTCACTGgtgcaaaagaacaaagaaaggtaAAAGGTCTACTATCATAGAAAAATGCAAGGACATTTTCAGACATGGGGTGGAGCTTTCCCTAAGAGACGAGTTCTTGTAGTTAGAGCGTGGCAATCTATGAGCCCtttacatctatctatctatctatctatctatcatctatctattttttgTGGGGGAAGATTTTGAGTTTGTGTATTAACTCTGGTTGAGGATCCAtagtttcaataaatatttcatgagatttatattttaaaaaggaggaaaaaagaagcttaagttccatttttttcaatgaattctcactaagagttttatttcttaactttacaaactttttttttcagaaaaaatctTTTGTCATTTACCTATAATTGAATGGGCTACAAAATTACTCTAGACAACTTGCCCATTGAGCTCTGTTACCCTCTAGCGCATTCTCACTAGGGCTGAATCCTTTccttggtgttttgttttattttgtttttcttttttttttccttagtcttttttttcttcttttcacagGAGTGAGGGTGATCTCCTTCTATATCCCCCGTCATCAGCTCTGTTAGTCTCTGTGTTCCAGGACCCACTCTGAACCCCCCGTTAAGAATGTTCACCTTTTGCTCGGGCCTTATACAGGCAGCTGGGTCGTCTGTGACGTTCTTTCTGTAAGCACACGCTATGCTattcatgatcttttttttttttcttcccatttatcAGAACTTCTGCTCTACTTTCCAGTGGGTATTTCTGGATCCCACACAAGTCACCATCTCATGAATCAAGACTCTTTCAGTTCCCACAGGTATTCATTAAGTGACATGCGACAAATGAGTTTTTCTACAAATGAAAGCCTTAAGTCCAAGTTCTATAGTGTCTGTAAATCTGTAAAGCCCACATTCTGATCTTTTactttccatctttctctgtcctgGGGACCACTATCTACATCCTTTCTGAGGGTTCCTGGGTGCAAACAGATGTGAAATCATCTAAGCCACCCTACTGATGTGTGTCATTTAGAGAAATACACTGTTTAGAGGGCAGTTTCCTGCTGGCCACTTCCTGAAGAGACACTGCCACTATCCACAAAGAAAGATCCCACACGGTGACTTTGCCTCTGTTCCTTGTCCTTCCTGGAACACCCTTCGTAAAGTAAGATTATTGCTTGTTCTCGTCCTCCTTCAGTTTGTTGCCAAAAAAGATCATCTTTTCAGACGTGCTTCCCCGATGTTACTACTTAAAAGCTGAACACCTGCTTCACgaaactccatttttttccctccttaacAATGCCATTTGAATCACCATTTACTTCCTTGCACTAATCTGTGTCTCCGTCTACTGTATGTGAAGGTCGGAAGGACAGGGATTTTGAAGGTGGTTTTGTTCACTTTTGCATCGGCCGTGCCTCATCACATGATACTTATTTTATGAACATCTAGTTTGATATCCACAATGACTCTTGAGCGAGGTAGAACAGATATCATCACTCCCACTTACGAATGAGGAAATGAAGTAACCCACGGTTAAGAATCATTGCTCATTATCAGCAAGTGTTGTTAgtgtattcaacaaatgttaagtACCTACTCTCTGGATAAAGGAGATAAAGCACAAAAAGACATTGCTGTTGTCTCTCTAAAACCTATACTAAAGCAAGTTTCAGTGACTCATTTTGAAATGAGACAACAATTGGGCAGGATTCAAAAAATTGAATATGAGAGGAagggcaagaaaaagaacatttgagaaaaaggaagatgaaacTAAGCACCGGTTATGATGTAAAGGAGAGCAAAAAACCCATAGAATTTGTCCTACTTCTGGATGGGTACAAGTTGTGATTAACAACTTAAATACTAACCATGCAAAACTTACTTCCTTATCAGcacattatatatctatattgcTGTAGACTGTTCTCAAAATAATGAGTGAGAATTCATTTGATTAGATGATTCTTCACTCGTTTATTTGCTGTAAGTTTATTCGACCAAAGTgattgtcctttttaaaattgtgaatctGGGAACATCTGCATTATAATCTCCTGGTTACTTGTTACATATGAAGTTCTCCATATCCCACATGAAAGTATCTCACATAAACTTCCTATAACTTTTCTTAAGAAGCCTTCCCAACAATTGCTTTGTACACTAAAATTCAAAAAGCTCTTAATTCTCCTGAGGGCACGACATCATGACAAGCTCCATTGGGATACAGAGATGAGTAAAACATGTGTAATTAATCCATTTTTCATGCTTCcgctattcttttcttttttttcctaaaattgaaTCTGTAAATGTGCAATTAGAAGCCACAGTTCGATAATGAGCTGGACTTTGTCCCTGTCCCGGAGGAAGGAATATATGAGGAGTGGAAAGTAGATAGAATGAGAAGAAAGGTGATAGAATGTGCTACAGAGTGAGTTAGAGGTATGTAAGGTGTGCTGGATGCATAAAACATACTGCACCTTATCGGATAAGTACAGTTTGAGAGGAAAAAATTttgaagggggagaggggacGTGTAGCTCGGTTGTAAACATGGATAACGGAATAGGTATTATGTACAGTTATCTATAGGTATAGCTATAGGTGCGACTACAGTTATACAGAGAGAAATATAATAGTAATTCCGtacaaagacaaatgaaataatgGCTTAGCAGAAGCACAAAGTCCGTTTATGGTAACGTTCATTTTGAATGACACATGGAGATATTGAGGAAAATCATTTCAACAGTCAGAAGTAGGATCTGTGCCTTTCTGTCTGCTTGACTTCCATTGTTTCCAACGCAGGTCCAGACTCTCAGAAAATGTCCATCTCAAACGCCAGTGCAATAGCAGAATTCATTCTCCTGGGGCTCACAGACCGGCCTGAACTCCAACTTCTCCTCTTTGTGCTGTTTCTGGTTTTGTATCTTGTCACCCTCTCGGGCAACCTGGGCATGATGCTGTTGATCAGACTGGACTCTCGCCTCCACacacccatgtacttcttcctcactAATTTGGCCTTTGTGGACTTGTGTTACACCTCAAATGCAACCCCGCAGATGTTGACTAATTTCTTATCGGAGAAGAAGACCATCACCTTTGTTGGCTGCTTTACGCAATGTTACATTTTCATTGCGCTTCTCCTCACTGAGTTTTACATGCTGGCGGcaatggcctatgaccgctacgTGGCCATATGTAACCCTCTGCGCTATAGTATGAAAATGTCCAGGCGTATCTGCCTCTGTTTGGCCACACTGCCTTATGTCTATGGCTTCTCAGATGGGCTGTTCCAGGCCATCCTGACCTTCCGCTTGAACTTCTGTAGATCCAATGTCATCAACCACTTCTACTGTGCTGACCCACCGCTGATTAAGCTTTCTTGCTCTGATACGTATGTCAAAGAGCATGCCATGCTCATATCAGCTGGCTTCAATCTCTCCAACTCCCTCTGCATCATCCTGGTGTCCTATGCCTTCATTATTGGTGCCATCCTCCGGATCAAATCGGCAGAGGGCAGGCGCAAGGCATTCTCCACCTGTGGCTCCCACGTGATGGCTGTGACCCTCTTTTATGGGACGCTCTTCTGCATGTATGTAAGACCACCAACAGATAAGACTGTAGAGGAATCCAAAATAATAGCTGTCTTCTACACTTTTGTAAGTCCGGTGCTTAATCCATTGATATACAGTCTGCGGAACAAGGATGTAAAGCAAGCCTTGAAAAATGTCCTCAGAGGAAATAGGTCGCTAAGATGGGACTGACCCTGATTTCCAATGAATCGTCACTAAAACTTGGGCTCAATATCTTTGTATTCTaatgatgtatttttatattctctatgaATAAGTCTCAAACATCTCAGCTAAAAATCTCAAGTCTGGGGAAAAGATGAGCTTCACTTATAAATCTGCATTCTTGCACCTCAACATGTGGTCCATACACCAGCAGCAACAGTATCACCTTGGACTTTGTTAGAAATGTAGGATCACCACATTCTGCACCTTAGATGCACTATATCCAAACTTGTGTTTTAATCAAATCATAGGTGATTTGTAAACACATTAAATTTGAGGAGCACTGTTGTAATTGAAAACTCCCACTTAGTATGGCATGGAACATTCCCGTGTTCTTATTGTTTACAATGATGACGAGATAAAGATGTTCTCAGTTCCACTCCTTACATTTGTTCTATTCTTATTATTATCTATCTTTTGGGGCTAGGAGTGCTTGTGAAACACATCCTTCTGTCCATCTCCTCTGAGTTACTAAGTAAATCCAAAAAGCATGGATCATGATAGTCTTCCCATTCCTTGTGAATGTGCTCATATAATGGTCAGTATGggaatggagaagagaggaatagggtgatcttttttttttccctagctcTGAGTTTGTGGATCCAGTCTATGACCTCTGAACTATAGGGACCTACTTTTTCCCTCTGATCTGCAAGCCTGAATCTACGTACCCAGgtctaggaaaagaaagaatgctttCAGTATCACTTGGATGTGAAAAGTTTAGAAATGCCGGGCAatgtcctttttcttcatttctagttTATAAGTGAAAATTTGGATTATTGATTTGAGTGTTGCTTTTTCTCATATAAACATTTATACCCTTTACCTAAACACCACTTTAGCCGAAAACTGCtaatttttggtaatttttacattcattttgcactattttctttttctttccagcacCTCTTCTTTAACCTTTGAGCTATTATAGAAGATAGTGTTTAATTATTGTATATTTGAGAgtttaaaagatatttcattGTTACATATTTGTCATTTCATTCTGTTGTCAGAGAACATATGCCTTATGATTTTAATCTTGGAAATTTACAAagtttagtgttttatttataaaatgagataaatttataaattttatttataaaatgagagataattgacatataacattgtgtatgCTTACAGTGTACATTGTAACGATACATGTATATGttatgaaatgattatcacaagaCTGTTAACACATCTTTCATGttgtataaacacattttttttcctgtggtggtCACGGtgaaacatttaagatctactctcttagcattttcaagtatacagtacagtattgttaactacagtcaccgtGTTGTACGTTAGATTCCCTTGAggttattcatcttataactgaaggCTTGTAgcctttgaccaacatttccccatttcccacATCCCCCCCACCTGACAACCAGCCCTGTATCCTCTGTTTATGTGAATCTGACTTTCTTAGAATCCACATAAAAGTTAGATCATACTGGGCCccccgggtggttcagttagttgaccattcaacttttaatttcagctcGTCATGATCCCtcggtcatgggattgaaccctgtgtcaggctccatgttgagtgcggatcctgcttgagattttctctttctctccctctgcccctggctcctgctctctctctctctctctctcaaaataaacaaacacattcaAAAAGAATTTAGATCATATGGTCTTAGTCtatctcacttatttcacttagtatagtgCCCTCATCCAATGTTACAAATGGcaatttccactttttaaatgatggagtaatattccgttgtatataaataccacatcgtCTTAACCGTTCATCTGCAAATGGACACTAACATTGTTTCCGTGTCTTGAATCTTGTGAGTTTTGCTGCAATGAACGTGAAGGTGCACCGATCTCTTCAAGATTATGATTTCATTTCCACCGGCTGTACATATCCCCAGAAGGGGGCTAactgggtcatatgatagttttatttttgattttttgaagaagctccatactgtttccatatTGTCTATATAGATTTATGTTCCCATCAGCAACGCAcatgggttcctttttctccacatcctctccagcacttactatctcttgtctttttgataatag from Panthera uncia isolate 11264 chromosome D1, Puncia_PCG_1.0, whole genome shotgun sequence harbors:
- the LOC125933708 gene encoding olfactory receptor 5M11, with the protein product MSISNASAIAEFILLGLTDRPELQLLLFVLFLVLYLVTLSGNLGMMLLIRLDSRLHTPMYFFLTNLAFVDLCYTSNATPQMLTNFLSEKKTITFVGCFTQCYIFIALLLTEFYMLAAMAYDRYVAICNPLRYSMKMSRRICLCLATLPYVYGFSDGLFQAILTFRLNFCRSNVINHFYCADPPLIKLSCSDTYVKEHAMLISAGFNLSNSLCIILVSYAFIIGAILRIKSAEGRRKAFSTCGSHVMAVTLFYGTLFCMYVRPPTDKTVEESKIIAVFYTFVSPVLNPLIYSLRNKDVKQALKNVLRGNRSLRWD